The stretch of DNA GTCTAGACTCGGTCGCCAAGGAGGCCACGCTCGTGACGACACGCAATCGCTATGCGTTCCGACTGCTTCCCGGCATGCGGCAGGGCCTCGCCAGCGAGACGCCGGTGCCCACGCGCCTCGTCTCCAACGAGGAGTTCCCGCCCCTGCCCCAGACGCCCGAGCAGCGCCGAGTCGAGAGGCTCATCCTGAGCGAAGCGGGGCGGCTCGCGCCGCGCCTCGGCCTGAGCCGCCGCGACTTCCTGCGCACGAGCGGCGGCATGGCCACGTCGCTGCTCGCGATGAACGCGGTGTTCGGCCGCTTCTGGGACGTGCAGCCGGTCGAGGCCGCCGACCCGGCCGCCTTCAAGGCACGGAGCGGGGATGCCTACTTCATCTTCGACGTGCAGCTGCACTACGTGGGCGCCGCCTACGATCCCCACGACGAGGAAGCCACCCGCAAGGGCGCGGTGAGCAAGCAGGCGCTGCTCGGGCTGCGGCAGGGCTCGCGGCGCCTGAACCCGAGGCTGGCCTCCGACCGCGGCACCATGGCCGACCTGGCGTGGGCCAACATGGTCAAGGAGGTCTTCCTCGACAGCGAGACCGACATCGGTCTCATCTCGACGCCGCCGGGGCCGTATCCGCAGGAAGCGGTCGTGCCGCCGAAGGAGATGACGCACATCCGCGACGAGATCAACCGCGTGACCCAGTCGCGTCGCATGCTCGCGCACGGGCTGATCACCCCGCAGCTGGGCCAGGTCGATCTCGACTTCATGGACCA from Candidatus Methylomirabilota bacterium encodes:
- a CDS encoding amidohydrolase family protein, encoding MTTRNRYAFRLLPGMRQGLASETPVPTRLVSNEEFPPLPQTPEQRRVERLILSEAGRLAPRLGLSRRDFLRTSGGMATSLLAMNAVFGRFWDVQPVEAADPAAFKARSGDAYFIFDVQLHYVGAAYDPHDEEATRKGAVSKQALLGLRQGSRRLNPRLASDRGTMADLAWANMVKEVFLDSETDIGLISTPPGPYPQEAVVPPKEMTHIRDEINRVTQSRRMLAHGLITPQLGQVDLDFMDQQATTMKVDAWKGYTGAAPKGFDHGWFVDDEKIAYPMLERARKLGVKRVCLHKGLPLGPVSDYNHPRDVIKAARDFPDIDFVLYHAGLLTVPRAQSVDVPWTSEFCRMAKKAGVQKNVYMELGSTFGQLATTNPTACAHLLGQAIDAFGADHVLWGTDSIWYGTPQWQIDAFRRFEIPKALIEAHGYQPLTRQVKEQIFGLNAARLFN